A stretch of the Bacillus anthracis str. Vollum genome encodes the following:
- a CDS encoding SMI1/KNR4 family protein: MFDFLKKYVVANESVKSDQTPIFYPLKSEEIEEAEELLKMKFPKELKDFYKEIGYGFLEASDRFFFNRFMDPFSVSDFRLREDIYEYNPNIDGVDDEESLVFFEVTELNFLTIKFKEENELGQCPIYSSSTKIADSLEEFINKMVENPDYYI, encoded by the coding sequence ATGTTTGATTTTTTGAAAAAGTATGTTGTAGCTAATGAAAGTGTAAAATCTGACCAAACACCTATTTTCTATCCTTTAAAAAGTGAGGAAATAGAAGAGGCAGAAGAGTTGTTAAAAATGAAATTCCCTAAAGAATTAAAAGATTTTTACAAGGAAATTGGTTATGGTTTTTTAGAAGCATCAGATAGGTTCTTTTTTAATAGATTTATGGACCCATTTTCGGTTTCTGATTTTCGTTTAAGGGAAGATATTTATGAATACAACCCCAATATAGATGGTGTTGATGATGAAGAATCGCTGGTTTTCTTTGAAGTAACAGAATTAAATTTTTTAACAATTAAATTCAAAGAAGAAAATGAATTAGGCCAATGTCCTATTTACTCGAGTTCTACAAAAATAGCGGATTCTTTAGAGGAATTTATAAATAAAATGGTTGAAAATCCTGATTATTATATTTAA
- a CDS encoding restriction endonuclease, translating into MIWAILSLVVVFALGIILKAPQVSEEEIRMNHLREQANREYLEKMDPRKFEYLIADLFYSLGYRAQVTPGSNDGGKDIILWKDDEVKFVEVKRYTKESIGRPYIQKLHSAIIDGDAVGGYFVTLSNFNKNARQYAANKNIELIDGEALIHMMKS; encoded by the coding sequence ATGATTTGGGCTATTCTTTCATTGGTCGTCGTTTTTGCATTAGGAATTATCCTTAAAGCACCACAAGTTTCAGAAGAGGAAATTCGTATGAACCACTTAAGAGAGCAGGCTAATCGTGAATATCTAGAGAAAATGGATCCACGAAAATTTGAATACTTAATTGCTGATTTGTTTTATTCTCTTGGGTATCGAGCACAAGTTACCCCTGGCTCTAATGATGGTGGAAAAGACATTATCCTTTGGAAAGACGATGAAGTGAAATTTGTTGAAGTGAAAAGATATACAAAAGAATCTATCGGAAGGCCATACATTCAAAAATTACATAGTGCTATTATTGATGGTGATGCAGTTGGAGGATATTTCGTTACACTGAGTAATTTCAATAAGAACGCAAGGCAATATGCTGCGAACAAAAATATTGAGCTCATTGATGGTGAAGCGCTCATTCATATGATGAAGTCATAA
- a CDS encoding FtsK/SpoIIIE domain-containing protein, with product MIELLLVPAAGLTVALFGEKFKSKNDDKRKIQVFFEVAGIAIKRNNEEKLQYPKFQKQIDDDRSTTYVYTLPLGMPSKIIQKVEDVVSEGLNKPVRIQYDNYKLNIRVFRREIPKNWSWSMDLVTKGKWCIPVGQSLETIVYHDFDETPHMAVGGLIRMGKTVFLKNMFASLSLANPDHAHFYLIDLKEEGLEFSEYKKLKQVEQIAETSEQAHGMLLKVMEKMHERGKYMKERGIKNIVHTKEKDRYFIVVDEGAVLAPAKGLPRAHNKMLEECQYMLSHIARVGGALGFRIVFCTQYPTGDTLPRVVKQMANAKLGFRLPTRTASEVVIDQSGLEQLPSIPGRAIYMKERFTVLQVPYIDDVVMWKHLKEYEVEKYEHPEPYENQPSDGDTCDD from the coding sequence ATGATTGAATTATTACTCGTTCCAGCTGCAGGTTTGACAGTGGCATTATTCGGTGAAAAGTTCAAAAGTAAAAATGATGATAAACGAAAGATACAGGTGTTCTTTGAGGTAGCTGGAATTGCAATTAAAAGAAATAATGAAGAAAAATTGCAATATCCAAAATTTCAAAAGCAAATTGATGATGATCGTAGTACGACTTATGTATACACCTTACCATTAGGTATGCCGAGTAAAATCATACAGAAGGTGGAGGATGTAGTTTCAGAAGGGCTAAATAAACCAGTACGTATTCAGTACGATAATTATAAATTGAACATTCGTGTATTCCGTAGAGAAATACCGAAGAATTGGTCATGGTCAATGGATTTAGTAACGAAAGGGAAATGGTGTATTCCAGTTGGCCAGAGTTTAGAAACAATTGTTTATCATGATTTCGATGAAACACCGCATATGGCTGTAGGGGGATTGATTCGTATGGGGAAAACAGTCTTCCTTAAAAATATGTTCGCTTCCTTATCATTAGCAAATCCTGATCATGCTCATTTTTATTTGATTGATTTAAAAGAAGAAGGACTTGAATTTAGTGAATATAAAAAACTGAAACAAGTCGAACAAATCGCAGAAACTTCAGAGCAAGCACACGGCATGCTGCTGAAAGTGATGGAAAAAATGCATGAACGTGGGAAGTACATGAAAGAACGTGGTATCAAGAATATTGTTCACACGAAAGAAAAGGATCGGTATTTTATTGTAGTGGATGAAGGGGCAGTACTTGCACCTGCAAAAGGGCTACCGAGAGCTCATAATAAAATGCTGGAAGAGTGCCAATACATGCTAAGTCACATCGCACGTGTTGGAGGGGCACTTGGGTTTCGTATTGTCTTTTGTACACAATATCCGACAGGGGACACATTGCCGAGGGTAGTCAAACAGATGGCAAATGCAAAACTTGGTTTTCGTTTACCAACTCGTACCGCATCAGAGGTTGTTATTGATCAGTCCGGATTAGAACAACTACCATCTATTCCAGGAAGAGCTATATATATGAAGGAAAGATTCACCGTACTGCAAGTGCCGTATATCGATGACGTGGTTATGTGGAAACATCTAAAAGAATACGAGGTGGAAAAATATGAACATCCAGAGCCATATGAAAATCAACCGTCAGATGGCGATACTTGCGACGATTAG
- a CDS encoding phosphatase PAP2 family protein, whose translation MKRYRHLYLLSFTLLICFVVLSLSYHTACIEKFDNIVAHFIQSFRNDYLTTYFTWMSFIGSKRIYFPLLIILVMYFLVRKKLLSALLLTINYYGSRYLNSMLKLWYERARPDVTQLVTATGYSFPSGHTMNATAFLGFIAYVTITEERITLHKKLLIIFIASFVVLSISVSRIYLGVHYPSDILAGWAAGGSWLVLCVIFHKTFIKKEPMS comes from the coding sequence GTGAAACGATATCGACATTTATACTTGTTAAGTTTTACGCTACTCATTTGTTTTGTCGTATTATCACTTTCGTATCATACCGCTTGTATTGAGAAATTTGACAATATAGTCGCGCATTTTATTCAAAGTTTTCGAAACGACTACTTGACAACCTATTTTACTTGGATGTCTTTTATCGGTTCCAAAAGAATATATTTTCCATTACTCATCATTCTTGTAATGTATTTTCTCGTTAGAAAAAAATTGCTTAGTGCATTACTTCTAACAATTAATTATTATGGATCTCGTTATTTAAACAGTATGCTTAAACTATGGTACGAACGAGCAAGACCTGATGTAACACAACTTGTTACTGCAACTGGATATAGTTTTCCGAGCGGTCATACGATGAATGCTACTGCTTTTTTAGGATTTATTGCATACGTCACAATTACAGAAGAACGTATTACATTGCATAAAAAATTGTTGATTATTTTTATAGCGAGCTTTGTTGTATTATCTATTTCAGTTAGCCGAATATATCTTGGCGTTCACTATCCATCTGACATATTAGCAGGATGGGCAGCGGGCGGTAGCTGGCTCGTTTTATGTGTTATATTTCATAAAACGTTCATTAAAAAAGAACCTATGTCATAA
- a CDS encoding serine/threonine protein kinase, whose amino-acid sequence MKWRRILALFDRPLRKNTIVAERYKIESVIGMGSYGVTYVVNDLQINRYKVLKQLRQSKQRYVSGRKSFEQEKMILQTLNHHAIPSLYDHFVWEKKSFFVMEYMPGKNFEDYIFLDGHVYTEREVLKILYEILEIVSVFHSKDIIHRDLRIPNILMKENQISIIDFGLAKWKGEGDERATTYEGEQALMREVHFRSDFYALGHFSLFLLYAGYESNEKYEKPWYDELTLENYNREMLMRMLQMKTPYYENVRDLKKDVAFALERMEVPCFKSF is encoded by the coding sequence ATGAAATGGCGTCGTATACTAGCTTTATTTGATAGACCGCTGCGAAAAAATACAATTGTTGCAGAACGTTATAAAATTGAATCAGTAATTGGAATGGGCAGTTATGGGGTTACATATGTCGTTAATGATTTACAAATAAATAGATATAAAGTCTTAAAACAATTAAGACAAAGTAAACAAAGATATGTGTCTGGTAGAAAATCATTTGAACAAGAGAAAATGATTTTACAAACATTAAATCATCATGCAATTCCTAGTTTATACGATCATTTCGTATGGGAGAAAAAAAGCTTTTTTGTGATGGAATATATGCCTGGTAAAAATTTTGAAGATTATATTTTCTTAGATGGACATGTATATACAGAACGAGAAGTTTTAAAAATTTTATATGAAATATTAGAAATTGTATCAGTGTTTCATAGTAAAGATATTATTCACCGAGATTTACGCATTCCAAACATATTAATGAAAGAAAACCAAATTAGTATTATTGATTTTGGGTTGGCGAAATGGAAAGGTGAGGGTGATGAACGAGCTACAACTTATGAAGGTGAACAAGCTTTGATGCGAGAGGTTCACTTTCGTAGCGATTTTTATGCGCTTGGTCATTTCTCATTATTTTTATTATATGCAGGCTATGAATCTAATGAAAAATATGAAAAACCATGGTATGACGAATTAACTTTGGAAAATTACAACCGTGAAATGCTGATGCGAATGTTACAAATGAAAACGCCGTACTATGAGAATGTAAGAGATTTAAAAAAAGATGTAGCTTTTGCTTTAGAAAGGATGGAGGTACCATGTTTCAAAAGTTTTTAG
- a CDS encoding thioredoxin family protein — MREIKSDKEFKDIIASEEPVVVKFFTTWYPDCVRMDNFIGDVMEEFNKFEWYSINKDEFPSIAEEYQVMGIPSLLVYQNGEKLGHLHSANAKTEEQVTEFLEAY; from the coding sequence ATGAGAGAAATCAAGTCTGACAAGGAATTCAAAGACATCATCGCAAGCGAGGAGCCAGTAGTTGTTAAGTTCTTTACTACATGGTACCCAGATTGCGTGCGTATGGACAACTTTATCGGAGATGTGATGGAAGAGTTCAATAAGTTTGAATGGTATTCTATTAATAAAGATGAATTCCCAAGTATCGCTGAAGAGTATCAAGTAATGGGTATTCCAAGTTTACTTGTATATCAAAATGGTGAGAAGCTGGGCCACTTACATAGTGCTAACGCAAAAACTGAAGAGCAAGTTACTGAGTTTTTAGAAGCATACTAA
- a CDS encoding S-layer homology domain-containing protein, whose amino-acid sequence MKFKQIILAGAVLATSTFTSLTNAQAETGFRDVPSDHWSYNAIMGLKEKNIVAGYGNGMFGFGDNITRGQVARLIYAYLKPADEHNAPNPFTDVKGHMFEKEILSLSKAGIMNGFGDGKFGPDNVLTREQLAVVLTKAFNFKATSTTTFKDVDKNYWATNAISALQENKIAAGTGDNLFEPKNIVTREQYAQFLYNAMNTVEVKPELTPFGIPSSMITNDFYYNSNNWKNASPVLKKSVSNEAQNLITKINKKYNEDYKYESASVSSMGLPESVQLRTSNPNLGRVYDLGQGQFFVQGENEHDFYIMFIIDNATVELAKSWITLINSDLNLDKEINDVIAMPSQKARGRDYHTYLDKGKYQIELGTSPQTKGYDSLFIGIKRK is encoded by the coding sequence ATGAAATTCAAACAAATTATTTTAGCAGGCGCTGTTCTTGCTACATCAACGTTTACCTCTTTAACAAACGCACAAGCTGAGACTGGATTTCGCGATGTTCCTTCAGATCATTGGTCTTATAATGCAATTATGGGTTTAAAAGAGAAAAATATTGTGGCTGGCTATGGAAACGGAATGTTTGGTTTTGGGGATAATATCACACGAGGACAAGTAGCTAGACTGATATATGCCTACTTGAAACCAGCAGATGAACATAATGCACCAAATCCTTTCACTGATGTCAAAGGACATATGTTTGAAAAAGAAATTTTAAGTCTTAGTAAAGCAGGTATTATGAACGGTTTTGGCGATGGAAAATTTGGTCCAGATAATGTTTTAACACGTGAACAATTAGCTGTTGTATTAACAAAGGCTTTTAACTTCAAAGCGACATCTACTACCACTTTCAAAGATGTAGATAAAAATTACTGGGCGACAAATGCTATTAGTGCATTACAAGAAAATAAAATTGCTGCTGGCACAGGAGATAATCTATTTGAACCTAAAAATATTGTAACTCGTGAGCAGTATGCACAATTTCTATATAATGCAATGAATACAGTAGAAGTTAAACCTGAATTAACACCTTTCGGTATCCCTAGCTCTATGATTACAAATGATTTTTATTACAACAGTAACAATTGGAAAAATGCTTCACCGGTGCTAAAAAAATCTGTATCTAATGAAGCGCAAAATCTAATTACAAAGATAAACAAGAAATATAATGAAGATTATAAATACGAAAGCGCATCTGTCAGTAGTATGGGCCTTCCTGAAAGTGTACAGTTACGTACTTCTAACCCTAATTTGGGAAGGGTTTATGATTTAGGACAAGGACAGTTCTTTGTACAAGGTGAAAATGAACATGATTTCTATATTATGTTTATAATTGATAACGCAACTGTTGAATTAGCAAAAAGTTGGATTACTTTAATAAATTCAGATCTTAATCTAGATAAAGAAATTAATGATGTTATAGCAATGCCTTCCCAAAAAGCAAGAGGGCGAGATTATCACACTTACTTAGATAAAGGGAAATACCAAATCGAGTTAGGCACAAGTCCTCAAACAAAAGGCTACGATTCATTATTCATAGGTATTAAAAGAAAATAA
- a CDS encoding YozE family protein gives MKKTFYHYMMKHRAALFSNEISNLAEAMYDDLSFPKQSEDYDEISSYLELSGMLESMSIFDEAWDLYIQDR, from the coding sequence TTGAAAAAGACATTTTACCACTATATGATGAAGCATCGTGCAGCTTTATTTAGTAATGAAATATCGAATTTAGCAGAGGCAATGTATGATGATTTAAGTTTTCCGAAGCAATCTGAAGATTACGATGAAATTAGTTCATACTTAGAGCTAAGTGGAATGCTAGAAAGTATGTCTATATTTGATGAAGCATGGGATTTATACATACAAGATAGATAA
- a CDS encoding site-specific integrase produces the protein MDFERRTLSVNRSLSHITKEFHEPKTSSGKRLIVLPEITLLALQEHFQKISEEKERYGDGYNNFDLVCPTYNGNPCNFRSLTQLWKKLIKKCGVPDIRFHDLRHTHATLMLKQGIHPKIVSERLGHKKVGITLDTYSHVVPGLQEKAVEDFANNLFQKH, from the coding sequence ATTGATTTTGAGAGAAGAACTCTATCAGTTAACCGTTCTCTCTCTCATATCACTAAAGAATTTCATGAACCTAAAACATCTTCAGGAAAAAGATTAATTGTTCTGCCTGAAATCACTTTGCTAGCTCTTCAAGAACATTTTCAGAAGATAAGTGAAGAAAAAGAACGGTATGGCGATGGATATAATAATTTTGATTTAGTTTGTCCAACCTATAATGGTAACCCCTGCAATTTCAGAAGTTTGACACAGCTCTGGAAAAAGCTTATAAAGAAATGTGGGGTTCCTGATATTCGTTTCCACGATCTACGGCATACCCATGCAACATTAATGTTAAAACAGGGTATTCACCCAAAAATCGTAAGTGAACGATTAGGACATAAAAAAGTAGGTATCACATTGGACACCTACTCGCATGTCGTACCAGGCCTACAAGAAAAAGCAGTCGAAGATTTTGCAAACAATCTATTTCAAAAACACTAA
- a CDS encoding helix-turn-helix transcriptional regulator — translation MKCKLKVILAERMIKQSDIAKIVGITDQTLSLIARGKSEPTLRVAMRIAKTLDLSVEDIWIEEEIE, via the coding sequence ATGAAATGCAAATTAAAAGTAATCTTGGCTGAGAGAATGATAAAGCAATCCGATATCGCTAAAATCGTAGGTATTACAGACCAAACACTTAGCTTAATAGCAAGAGGAAAAAGTGAACCAACATTGAGAGTTGCAATGCGCATTGCAAAAACACTTGATTTATCTGTAGAAGACATTTGGATTGAAGAGGAAATAGAATAG
- a CDS encoding sporulation protein, which translates to MFQKFLASVGIGNAKVDTVLEKDEYIVGEEILGKVHITGGSVSQQIESIYLTLSTSYIREVDDKKITTTTYDLERVRLTEPFSVEPNEKREIPFSFKMPVETPLTLGMKTVWIHTGLDIKRSIDPSDRDYIQVLPNALLNSVLESVNQLGFKARHIECEELPYRLRKQVPFAQEFEFVPVSGQYYGKLDELELLILPSAYDRLEIIMEVDRKSRGLAGLFAEALDLDEKVIRFTVTNEDIPTMKETINNYIF; encoded by the coding sequence ATGTTTCAAAAGTTTTTAGCAAGCGTTGGTATTGGTAATGCAAAGGTAGATACAGTTCTTGAAAAAGATGAGTATATTGTGGGAGAAGAGATACTCGGGAAGGTTCACATAACTGGAGGTTCCGTTAGCCAACAAATTGAAAGCATTTACTTAACGTTATCAACATCGTATATTCGAGAAGTGGATGATAAAAAAATAACAACAACAACATATGATTTAGAGCGAGTTCGTTTAACAGAACCTTTTTCTGTTGAGCCGAATGAAAAAAGAGAAATTCCATTTTCATTTAAAATGCCAGTTGAAACACCGCTTACTCTTGGAATGAAAACAGTTTGGATACACACAGGCCTTGATATTAAACGTAGTATAGATCCAAGTGATCGTGATTACATTCAAGTATTGCCAAATGCACTATTAAATAGTGTGTTAGAGAGTGTCAATCAATTAGGCTTTAAAGCGCGTCATATTGAGTGTGAAGAATTACCGTATCGACTACGTAAGCAAGTTCCATTCGCGCAAGAATTTGAGTTTGTTCCTGTTTCTGGACAGTATTATGGGAAATTAGATGAACTAGAATTGTTGATCTTGCCAAGTGCTTACGATCGTCTAGAGATTATTATGGAAGTAGACAGAAAATCTCGCGGATTAGCAGGTTTATTTGCAGAAGCACTTGATCTTGATGAGAAAGTGATTCGCTTTACAGTAACGAATGAAGATATTCCAACAATGAAAGAAACAATTAACAATTATATTTTTTAA
- a CDS encoding YozD family protein, with the protein MKEIEVVIDTEEIAEFFYEQLIERGYVPKREEIEDLADITFEYLLEKCMIDEVFDEEDE; encoded by the coding sequence ATGAAGGAAATTGAAGTCGTAATTGATACGGAAGAGATTGCGGAGTTTTTTTATGAGCAACTAATTGAAAGAGGATACGTCCCAAAACGTGAAGAAATTGAAGATCTTGCAGATATTACATTCGAGTATTTATTAGAGAAATGTATGATTGATGAAGTGTTTGATGAAGAAGATGAGTGA
- a CDS encoding DUF3930 family protein — MEYQYEVKQEVGQTKEEFMHEDQWADSLIKWLFIFLIIVGIPYTAYVVVQFILSF; from the coding sequence ATGGAATATCAATACGAGGTAAAGCAAGAAGTAGGACAAACAAAAGAAGAGTTCATGCATGAAGATCAATGGGCAGACTCTCTTATTAAATGGCTTTTTATTTTTTTAATAATTGTAGGCATACCTTATACTGCATATGTTGTTGTTCAATTCATTCTCTCTTTCTAG
- a CDS encoding WXG100 family type VII secretion target: MVQIKVTPEMLEEVANRANNTRIALESIHNNLCNEIDQLCFQWIGASNQQFIQMFNDARPKAFTSINSLVKVEEDLKRIAEKFRNADNQDVTMEEGAMCGKPPEKSTIKKVWDGIVEGTGQAVEDTVEGFKALGKWETWENMGNAALHPIDTLSTMYNVLSDSFINDVINGDAESRAKWGSYALTQVGLGLIGDKGISKVTTLAKGASVAKFSEGISHFTNKLQMGDRFAYASVSEFRDIPKTSFNSLEDARNTFMFADPGNLNTPRFQEYLSQVEEITNRKIPENQRELLQEALEKNAYERLSKEEVDQRRAEFNTIKNKLIAEWEKETGQTWPTYTEEVISRRGKVSRRIDKPFDAHHFIENAHGGEHEWWNMHPAKYPDEHQGGIHAKDSISREIFKK; this comes from the coding sequence ATGGTTCAAATCAAAGTAACACCTGAAATGCTAGAAGAAGTGGCTAATCGTGCAAATAATACCAGAATCGCATTAGAATCTATACATAATAATTTATGTAACGAAATAGATCAATTGTGTTTTCAATGGATTGGTGCCTCTAATCAACAGTTCATTCAAATGTTCAATGATGCGAGACCAAAAGCTTTTACATCTATTAATTCACTTGTAAAAGTAGAAGAAGACTTGAAACGGATTGCTGAAAAATTCCGCAATGCAGATAATCAAGATGTTACAATGGAAGAAGGTGCAATGTGTGGTAAACCCCCTGAAAAATCTACAATAAAAAAGGTGTGGGACGGTATTGTAGAAGGTACGGGACAAGCTGTTGAAGATACAGTAGAAGGCTTTAAGGCACTTGGTAAATGGGAGACGTGGGAAAACATGGGGAATGCCGCCCTGCACCCTATTGATACCCTTAGTACCATGTATAATGTATTGTCAGATTCATTTATTAATGATGTAATAAATGGTGACGCAGAAAGTCGTGCAAAATGGGGAAGTTATGCTTTAACTCAAGTTGGTTTAGGACTTATTGGTGATAAAGGAATAAGCAAAGTCACTACACTCGCAAAGGGTGCGAGTGTAGCAAAATTCTCAGAAGGTATTTCGCATTTTACGAATAAATTGCAAATGGGAGATCGCTTTGCATATGCTAGCGTTAGTGAGTTTAGAGATATTCCAAAAACTTCTTTTAATTCTTTAGAAGATGCACGTAATACATTTATGTTTGCTGACCCTGGTAATTTAAATACACCTAGATTCCAAGAATATCTTAGCCAAGTAGAAGAAATAACAAACAGAAAAATCCCTGAAAATCAAAGAGAATTGCTTCAGGAAGCTTTAGAAAAGAATGCTTATGAACGATTAAGCAAGGAAGAAGTAGATCAAAGAAGGGCTGAGTTCAATACTATAAAAAATAAGCTGATAGCTGAATGGGAAAAAGAAACAGGCCAAACATGGCCTACATATACGGAGGAAGTTATTTCTAGAAGAGGTAAAGTATCACGGAGAATTGATAAGCCATTTGATGCACATCATTTTATTGAAAATGCACATGGCGGAGAACATGAATGGTGGAATATGCACCCAGCTAAATACCCTGATGAACATCAAGGTGGTATACACGCTAAGGACAGTATCTCAAGAGAAATTTTTAAAAAGTAA
- a CDS encoding phospholipase D-like domain-containing protein has translation MKQKISNVTGEIILSYKENGYQVVLDEFKHAKCINIVTYNINTYESNSVLIKELRKLNKTTKINIILNIPNGSYVKNFKNRIDQKEFDKVKWKIKNALSVLEQEKFGNLEVYINLENHAKLIMTDHIAYIGSQNFSDASEGNFELGFLVKDSKVIRDIERNIFAEIKNKSIYCIISEYRATMEEISVKLANKLQNIREDILTWVGDPPFTFRQEVFFIDDAYFHKERWEEFKEFHSEFEVITEKLIDEYPSEFNKESARETVKHLRKLVKLLVSELDELAKFKTNQEESMMWDKFHQLDVGENMEEALEDARYYVENYKEKNYREIEYKGKELIKTFDYIKESIQDIETIVDEIKDSMIRKALNQNIERILQDIKKQ, from the coding sequence ATGAAACAAAAGATTTCAAATGTCACAGGAGAAATAATTTTATCTTATAAAGAAAATGGCTATCAAGTAGTACTAGATGAATTTAAACATGCAAAATGTATTAATATTGTGACTTATAATATTAATACATATGAATCTAATTCGGTACTAATCAAAGAACTTAGAAAGTTGAATAAAACTACAAAGATAAACATTATCTTGAATATTCCAAACGGTAGTTACGTGAAAAATTTCAAAAATAGGATAGACCAAAAAGAGTTTGATAAGGTTAAATGGAAAATTAAAAACGCTTTGAGTGTTTTGGAACAAGAGAAATTCGGAAATTTAGAAGTGTATATCAATCTTGAGAATCACGCAAAATTAATTATGACTGATCACATCGCCTATATTGGTTCACAGAATTTTTCTGATGCTAGTGAAGGTAATTTTGAATTAGGTTTTTTAGTAAAAGATTCAAAAGTAATCAGAGACATTGAGAGAAATATTTTTGCAGAAATTAAGAACAAATCAATATACTGTATCATTTCTGAATATAGGGCTACAATGGAAGAGATATCTGTAAAATTGGCAAATAAGTTACAAAATATTCGAGAAGATATTTTAACATGGGTTGGAGATCCACCTTTTACTTTTAGGCAAGAGGTCTTTTTTATTGATGACGCATATTTTCATAAAGAAAGATGGGAAGAATTTAAGGAGTTTCACTCTGAATTTGAAGTTATAACCGAAAAACTAATAGATGAGTATCCTTCTGAATTTAATAAAGAAAGCGCAAGGGAAACAGTAAAACATTTAAGAAAACTAGTAAAGCTACTTGTTTCTGAATTGGACGAACTGGCTAAATTTAAAACAAATCAAGAAGAGAGTATGATGTGGGATAAGTTTCATCAACTTGATGTGGGTGAAAATATGGAAGAAGCTTTAGAAGACGCCCGATATTATGTAGAAAATTATAAAGAAAAGAATTACCGAGAAATAGAGTATAAAGGGAAAGAGTTAATTAAAACATTTGATTATATAAAAGAATCTATTCAAGATATTGAAACAATTGTTGATGAAATAAAGGATTCTATGATTAGAAAAGCTCTCAATCAAAATATAGAGAGAATCTTACAAGATATAAAAAAACAATAA
- a CDS encoding cation diffusion facilitator family transporter: protein MDTLSNKEADKGAIVSILAYIFLSSMKIIISYITLSSALRADGLNNLTDIGASLAILIGLKISRKPRDPDHPYGHSRAEQIASLVASFIMATVGLEVVISAIQSFLNPKQAAPNVLAAWVALFSAVVMYCVYLYTKKIAARTKSKSLEAAAKDNLSDALVSIGTVVGIVGSQFQMPILDPIAALIVGLIICKTAWEIFVEASHMLTDGIDPDKMEEYADAIEHIGGVENIVDIKARMYGNQTYVDITIEVDARMDVGESHCITDNIEAMLRKKFGIYHAHIHVEPMEKEPIMT from the coding sequence ATAGATACTCTTTCTAATAAAGAAGCTGATAAAGGTGCTATTGTCAGCATTTTGGCCTACATATTTTTATCCTCTATGAAAATCATCATCAGTTATATTACCCTTTCTAGCGCATTACGTGCTGACGGTTTAAATAACTTAACGGATATCGGTGCTTCTTTAGCGATATTAATTGGTCTAAAAATCTCTCGGAAACCTCGTGATCCAGATCATCCATATGGGCATTCGCGTGCAGAACAAATTGCATCACTTGTTGCTTCTTTTATTATGGCAACGGTCGGATTAGAAGTTGTTATTAGTGCCATTCAATCTTTTTTAAATCCAAAACAAGCAGCACCTAATGTACTTGCTGCATGGGTAGCTTTATTTTCTGCTGTCGTTATGTACTGTGTGTATTTGTATACGAAAAAGATTGCAGCACGCACAAAAAGTAAGTCATTAGAAGCCGCTGCAAAGGATAATTTATCAGATGCTCTCGTAAGTATTGGTACAGTAGTAGGTATTGTCGGTTCACAGTTCCAAATGCCTATTTTAGATCCTATCGCCGCTTTAATTGTCGGCCTTATTATTTGTAAAACTGCATGGGAGATTTTCGTAGAAGCTTCGCATATGCTAACGGATGGAATCGATCCAGATAAGATGGAAGAGTACGCTGATGCTATTGAACATATTGGTGGCGTGGAAAATATCGTAGATATTAAAGCGCGTATGTACGGGAATCAAACGTACGTTGATATTACAATTGAAGTAGATGCTCGTATGGATGTTGGTGAAAGTCATTGTATTACTGACAACATTGAGGCTATGCTTCGGAAAAAGTTTGGCATTTATCATGCACACATTCATGTTGAACCAATGGAAAAAGAACCTATTATGACATAG